A stretch of Myxococcota bacterium DNA encodes these proteins:
- a CDS encoding ferritin-like domain-containing protein: MNPSTHITHNSAYNTVDRDDFRSMIEVERYGERSDAFDQIISATEDHFWDPLDPAYVDFTHEFDLRERTIMPRDFTVELNCAVADRLTPAQQVELANESTRFTLSSILHGEQGALSLSASLCQIMKDPGAQEYAANQAREEARHVTAFSRYVQARWGTPLAVGPTLGNLLNELVLAPEVYKKLVGMQMLVEGLAMGAFATIHSLTDDPLLRRTVQLVMTDEAFHHRFGKIWADRTVPKLSEEEHERVETWAAKCFQTLLFNLVNSEQKQHIYTRFGLDWQWVRSAVLEAFSDSDRRRMMTRSTNIFRVLIKTLLKAGIITERTRATYATWVDMDELAREHDEVVGQDVADAAMVELQDINRGRKKIGKVKRAVSA; the protein is encoded by the coding sequence ATGAACCCGTCGACGCACATCACGCACAACTCCGCCTACAACACGGTCGACCGCGACGACTTCCGCTCGATGATCGAGGTGGAGCGCTACGGGGAACGCAGCGACGCGTTCGACCAGATCATCTCGGCCACCGAGGACCACTTCTGGGACCCGCTCGATCCGGCCTACGTCGACTTCACGCACGAGTTCGACCTGCGCGAGCGCACGATCATGCCGCGCGACTTCACGGTCGAGCTGAACTGCGCCGTCGCCGACCGACTCACTCCTGCGCAGCAGGTGGAGCTGGCGAACGAGAGCACGCGCTTCACGCTGTCGTCGATCCTGCACGGCGAGCAGGGCGCGCTCTCGCTGTCGGCCTCGCTGTGTCAGATCATGAAGGACCCGGGCGCCCAGGAGTACGCCGCCAACCAGGCGCGCGAGGAGGCGCGGCACGTGACTGCCTTCTCGCGCTACGTGCAGGCGCGCTGGGGAACGCCGCTGGCCGTGGGCCCGACGCTCGGGAACCTGCTGAACGAGCTCGTGCTCGCGCCCGAGGTGTACAAGAAGCTGGTGGGCATGCAGATGCTGGTCGAGGGCCTGGCGATGGGCGCGTTCGCCACCATCCACTCACTCACCGACGATCCGCTGCTGCGCCGCACGGTGCAGCTGGTCATGACCGACGAAGCCTTCCATCACCGCTTCGGGAAGATCTGGGCCGACCGCACCGTGCCCAAGCTCAGCGAGGAGGAGCACGAGCGGGTCGAGACCTGGGCGGCGAAGTGCTTCCAGACGCTGCTCTTCAACCTGGTCAACTCCGAGCAGAAGCAGCACATCTACACGCGCTTCGGCCTCGACTGGCAGTGGGTGCGCAGCGCCGTGCTCGAAGCCTTCAGCGACTCGGACCGCCGCCGCATGATGACCCGCAGCACGAACATCTTCCGCGTGCTGATCAAGACCCTGCTCAAGGCCGGCATCATTACCGAGCGCACGCGCGCCACCTACGCGACCTGGGTCGACATGGACGAGCTCGCGCGGGAGCACGACGAGGTCGTGGGCCAGGACGTGGCCGACGCCGCGATGGTCGAGCTCCAGGACATCAACCGCGGGCGCAAGAAGATCGGGAAGGTGAAGCGGGCCGTGTCCGCCTGA
- a CDS encoding ABC transporter permease → MMLRMRALCRKELRQLFASPIAYVVLTVYVALTGIYFFQHLVSYNQLLFVYQSEGMTGGGFDQGTVPTRINVLNEVFVPSADDFGLFLLVVLPLVTMRVFAEERANGTDELLLTSGLRPWEVAFAKHAVTYAFVALLLLGSAIYPAVVVLRASLGMEHLAALLLGQLFYGCAIASLGLACSSFTSSQIVAAVLGYAIPFVLLDFAWLSNTVSEGVAAVLREAALLSHYGSFARGVIELRNVVYFEGVALLGWLLSVASLELSRAR, encoded by the coding sequence ATGATGCTGCGGATGCGCGCGCTGTGCCGGAAGGAGCTGCGGCAGCTGTTCGCGTCGCCGATCGCGTACGTGGTGCTCACCGTCTACGTGGCACTCACCGGCATCTATTTCTTCCAGCACCTGGTCAGCTACAACCAGCTCCTGTTCGTGTACCAGTCGGAGGGCATGACGGGCGGCGGCTTCGACCAGGGCACGGTCCCGACCCGCATCAACGTGCTGAACGAGGTGTTCGTGCCCTCGGCCGACGACTTCGGCCTGTTCCTGCTCGTGGTGCTGCCGCTCGTGACCATGCGGGTTTTCGCGGAGGAGCGCGCGAACGGCACCGACGAGCTCTTGCTCACCAGCGGCCTGCGCCCCTGGGAGGTGGCGTTCGCCAAGCATGCCGTCACCTACGCGTTCGTGGCGCTGCTGCTGCTGGGCAGCGCGATCTACCCGGCCGTGGTGGTGCTGCGGGCCTCGTTGGGCATGGAGCACCTGGCGGCGCTCCTGCTCGGGCAGTTGTTCTACGGCTGCGCGATCGCCTCGCTGGGCCTGGCCTGCTCGTCGTTCACCTCGAGTCAGATCGTGGCCGCGGTGCTGGGCTACGCGATCCCGTTCGTGCTGCTCGACTTCGCCTGGCTCTCGAACACGGTCTCGGAAGGCGTGGCCGCGGTGCTGCGCGAGGCCGCGCTGCTCAGTCACTACGGGTCCTTCGCGCGCGGCGTGATCGAGCTGCGGAACGTGGTGTATTTCGAGGGCGTGGCGCTTTTGGGCTGGCTGCTGTCGGTCGCGTCGCTCGAGCTGTCCCGGGCGCGCTGA
- a CDS encoding DUF1499 domain-containing protein, translated as MERLWLVPTFAILTLLLVGPTLAFVHAVPGLLGFSLVLLAALIGVVFGIGLAGAAAFATVTNKPWRPRALRAAIVPLLVGLPVLAMAGMSKVPRIHDISTDPSDRLEFTPEVKALSMNQDAEGEERTWVETQQRQSYPDVVPIHVDLPPAGAFERAKAVADRMPGWVVTHADADAGRIEATATSRLFHFVDDVIVRVKPDGAGARIDVRSRSRVGQSDLGANAARIEAFAQELQRKKTE; from the coding sequence ATGGAACGACTGTGGCTTGTCCCCACGTTCGCCATTCTGACTCTGCTTCTGGTCGGGCCGACGCTGGCCTTCGTCCACGCCGTGCCGGGGCTGCTCGGCTTCAGCCTGGTGCTGCTGGCCGCGCTGATCGGCGTGGTGTTCGGCATCGGCCTCGCGGGCGCGGCCGCGTTCGCGACCGTGACGAACAAGCCGTGGCGCCCGCGCGCGCTGCGCGCGGCGATCGTGCCGCTGCTCGTGGGCCTGCCCGTGCTCGCCATGGCGGGCATGTCCAAGGTTCCGCGCATCCACGACATCTCCACCGACCCGTCCGATCGGCTCGAGTTCACGCCCGAGGTGAAGGCGCTGTCGATGAACCAGGACGCGGAAGGCGAGGAGCGCACCTGGGTCGAGACCCAGCAGCGGCAGAGCTATCCGGACGTCGTGCCCATCCATGTCGACCTGCCGCCCGCCGGCGCCTTCGAGCGCGCCAAGGCCGTCGCCGACCGCATGCCCGGCTGGGTGGTGACTCACGCCGACGCGGACGCGGGCCGCATCGAGGCCACGGCGACCTCGCGCCTGTTCCACTTCGTCGACGACGTGATCGTGCGCGTGAAGCCCGACGGCGCGGGCGCGCGCATCGACGTGCGCTCGCGCTCGCGGGTGGGTCAGAGTGACCTCGGCGCCAACGCCGCGCGCATCGAGGCCTTCGCCCAGGAGCTGCAGAGGAAGAAGACCGAGTGA
- a CDS encoding ABC transporter ATP-binding protein produces the protein MSAKIEAQRVSKRFGSLVALDALSLEIAAGEVFGIIGPNGAGKTTFLRILTGYWLASDGDVRVDGLSVTRQRFQVQARLGYACEQPKLYADHRVDAFLRLMGELRGLSGARLRAAVAVASERLGLEEVMHRRIGVLSKGFRQRVALAQAILHEPALLVVDEPTVGLDPAQQIELRRIIAGFRGQHTVILCTHQLHEAELLCDRVALLDRGRLAAIATADEIRAGGSLEALFLAKVGTHSGFAP, from the coding sequence ATGAGCGCGAAGATCGAGGCACAGCGCGTCTCCAAGCGCTTCGGTTCGCTCGTTGCGCTCGACGCTCTGTCGCTCGAGATCGCGGCGGGGGAAGTGTTCGGGATCATCGGACCGAACGGCGCCGGCAAGACGACCTTCCTGCGCATCCTGACCGGTTACTGGCTGGCCTCGGACGGCGACGTGCGGGTCGACGGCCTGTCAGTGACCCGCCAGCGCTTCCAGGTGCAGGCCCGGCTGGGCTACGCGTGCGAGCAGCCCAAGCTCTACGCCGACCACCGGGTCGACGCGTTCCTGCGCCTGATGGGCGAGCTGCGCGGGCTGTCCGGCGCGCGCCTGCGCGCGGCGGTCGCGGTGGCGAGCGAGCGCCTGGGCCTCGAGGAAGTCATGCACCGGCGCATCGGGGTGCTCTCGAAGGGCTTCCGCCAGCGCGTGGCGCTGGCGCAGGCAATCTTGCACGAGCCGGCGCTGCTCGTGGTCGACGAGCCGACCGTCGGGCTCGATCCCGCGCAGCAGATCGAGCTGCGGCGCATCATCGCGGGCTTCCGCGGCCAGCACACCGTGATCCTGTGCACGCACCAGCTGCACGAAGCCGAGCTCTTGTGCGACCGCGTGGCGCTGCTCGACCGCGGCCGCCTGGCGGCGATCGCCACGGCCGACGAGATCCGCGCGGGCGGGAGTCTCGAGGCCCTGTTCCTGGCCAAGGTCGGGACTCACTCGGGGTTCGCGCCATGA
- a CDS encoding helix-turn-helix domain-containing protein, whose product MAVSRKRTPRRTRDPGRAAERARAATRARLRASGQKLLAERGLHAVTSHEIANAAGVAAGTFYLHFRDKEELFRELVFDAVAELLARLERSVLPLRENPEAAARARAETLLGFAEEHAELVRLAFGRGAEAASGVGAEALSQLVERLERIISMQGKGGSGLHPGVAAQALVGMWARVATWWAESPGRAPRAAVVETLVDLQLSGIRGGRS is encoded by the coding sequence ATGGCCGTCAGTCGAAAGCGCACACCGCGCCGTACGCGAGATCCGGGCCGCGCCGCCGAGCGCGCTCGGGCCGCGACCCGGGCCCGGCTGCGCGCCAGCGGCCAGAAGCTGCTCGCCGAGCGCGGCCTGCACGCCGTGACCAGCCACGAGATCGCCAACGCCGCGGGCGTGGCCGCCGGCACGTTCTACCTGCACTTCCGCGACAAGGAGGAGCTGTTCCGCGAGCTCGTGTTCGACGCCGTGGCCGAGCTCCTGGCGCGGCTCGAGCGCTCCGTGCTGCCCCTGCGCGAGAACCCCGAGGCGGCGGCGCGCGCCCGCGCCGAGACGCTGCTCGGGTTTGCGGAGGAGCACGCCGAGCTCGTGCGCCTGGCCTTCGGGCGCGGCGCCGAGGCGGCCTCGGGCGTGGGCGCCGAGGCGCTCAGCCAGCTCGTCGAGCGCCTGGAGCGGATCATCTCCATGCAGGGCAAGGGCGGGAGCGGGCTGCACCCCGGCGTCGCCGCGCAGGCGCTGGTCGGAATGTGGGCGCGCGTGGCCACCTGGTGGGCCGAGTCACCCGGGCGCGCGCCGCGCGCCGCGGTCGTGGAAACACTGGTCGATCTCCAGCTCTCGGGGATCCGAGGAGGCCGTTCATGA
- the infA gene encoding translation initiation factor IF-1, translating to MSKKDLITVSGAITKILGGGRYLVKLENGSEITAQLSGRMRRFHIRVIQGDRVQCGVSPYDPTHGFITYREPPSGSPRPDDRAGSKS from the coding sequence ATGTCCAAAAAAGACCTCATCACGGTGTCCGGCGCCATCACCAAGATCCTCGGCGGTGGCCGCTATCTCGTGAAGCTCGAGAACGGCAGCGAGATCACCGCCCAGCTCTCGGGCCGCATGCGGCGCTTCCACATCCGAGTCATTCAGGGCGACCGCGTGCAGTGCGGAGTCTCTCCGTACGACCCCACGCACGGCTTCATCACGTACCGCGAGCCGCCCAGCGGCTCGCCCCGCCCCGACGACCGCGCCGGCTCGAAGAGCTAG
- a CDS encoding cation diffusion facilitator family transporter, which yields MIQDHGHAHPHAHSHGHSHGAGHAQSRPSSSSAALWRAFALTSTVLVVEAVGGFLTGSVALLADAGHMLTDAGALGIALFAAWAASQPRGPRHSFGYGRAEVLAALLNGLLLGGVSVGVAVESFSRLATPHEVRARAMLGIAVVGLIANLVSGLLLMRGARDNLNVRAALYHVAADALGSLAAIAASAAILAFGWQQADALAGLAIAVLLVWSALRLTRESVDILLEGAPRHLDLDQIAERVRAVPGVARIHDLHIWTVGSGFPAMSAHVDLAPGADPEAVRRAVHRLLHQEYAVAHTTIQTESAPPLLQVDGPPL from the coding sequence GTGATCCAGGACCATGGGCACGCGCACCCGCACGCGCACTCCCACGGGCATTCGCACGGGGCGGGACACGCCCAGTCGCGCCCGAGCTCGAGCTCCGCGGCGCTGTGGCGCGCGTTCGCGCTGACCTCGACGGTGCTCGTGGTCGAGGCCGTGGGCGGCTTCCTCACGGGCTCGGTCGCGTTGCTCGCCGACGCGGGTCACATGCTGACTGACGCGGGCGCGCTCGGCATCGCGCTGTTCGCCGCCTGGGCGGCGAGCCAGCCGCGCGGCCCACGCCACAGCTTCGGCTACGGGCGCGCAGAGGTGCTGGCGGCGCTGCTGAACGGCCTCCTGCTCGGCGGCGTCTCGGTCGGCGTGGCCGTGGAGTCGTTCTCGCGGCTCGCGACGCCGCACGAGGTGCGGGCCCGTGCGATGCTCGGGATCGCGGTCGTGGGGCTGATCGCGAACCTGGTCTCGGGGCTCCTCCTGATGCGCGGCGCACGCGACAACTTGAACGTGCGCGCCGCGCTCTATCACGTGGCCGCCGACGCGCTCGGGTCACTCGCGGCGATCGCTGCCAGCGCCGCGATCCTGGCGTTCGGCTGGCAGCAGGCCGACGCGCTGGCGGGGCTCGCGATCGCGGTGCTGTTGGTGTGGTCCGCGCTGCGGCTCACGCGCGAGTCGGTCGACATCCTGCTCGAAGGCGCGCCGCGCCACCTGGACCTGGACCAGATCGCCGAGCGGGTGCGCGCCGTGCCCGGAGTCGCGCGCATCCACGACCTGCACATCTGGACGGTCGGCAGCGGCTTTCCCGCCATGAGCGCACATGTGGACCTCGCGCCGGGCGCGGATCCGGAGGCGGTGCGCCGCGCGGTGCATCGCCTGCTGCACCAGGAGTACGCGGTGGCGCACACCACGATCCAGACGGAGTCGGCGCCGCCCCTGCTGCAGGTCGACGGACCGCCGCTATAA
- a CDS encoding FAD-dependent oxidoreductase gives MPSHHVAIAGAGPAGAALAYLLARRGVRVTLLERQSDFAREFRGEGLMPGGVDALQQMGLGPELERLPQARITGLDVYLNGRHGLHVDVASLPPDLPLPRFVSQPALLEMLVAQAEKSPGFTLLRGAVARELIHAGGRVTGLRIEADGRARDVAADYVIGCDGRASLVRKRAGLERPREAQAFDVVWVKLPLPEFMRGRVRGCVGRRHFAIAFESPDAMLQLGWAIDKGTYGDIRKGGIEHWLEQLAQNLPADLTDWLRAHARELTHPFLLDVVCDHLDLWSAPGVLLLGDAAHPMSPVGAQGINIALRDAVVAANQLGPVLLAGAPAAELDAAAARVTAERLPEVKEIQAIQTRAPALLMQRSRWAELVVGTFGPLLLRSGILAFVFRQVFPRFARGTARVSLAF, from the coding sequence ATGCCCTCACACCACGTGGCGATCGCCGGCGCGGGTCCCGCGGGCGCGGCGCTCGCCTACCTGCTGGCGCGGCGCGGCGTGCGAGTCACTCTGCTCGAGCGCCAGAGCGACTTCGCGCGCGAGTTCCGGGGCGAGGGACTCATGCCGGGCGGCGTGGACGCGCTGCAGCAGATGGGTCTGGGGCCCGAGCTGGAGCGCCTGCCGCAGGCGCGCATCACCGGGCTCGACGTGTATCTCAACGGCCGTCACGGGCTGCACGTCGACGTGGCCTCGCTGCCGCCGGACCTGCCCCTGCCCCGCTTCGTCTCCCAGCCCGCGCTGCTCGAGATGCTGGTGGCGCAGGCGGAGAAGTCGCCCGGCTTCACGCTGCTGCGCGGCGCGGTCGCGCGCGAGCTGATCCACGCGGGGGGTCGGGTGACTGGCCTGCGCATCGAGGCCGACGGCCGCGCGCGCGACGTCGCGGCGGACTACGTGATCGGCTGCGACGGGCGCGCGTCACTCGTGCGCAAGCGCGCGGGCCTCGAACGGCCGCGCGAGGCGCAGGCGTTCGACGTGGTGTGGGTCAAGCTGCCGCTGCCCGAGTTCATGCGCGGGCGCGTGCGCGGCTGCGTCGGCCGGCGCCACTTCGCGATCGCCTTCGAGTCACCCGACGCCATGCTGCAGCTCGGCTGGGCGATCGACAAGGGGACCTACGGCGACATCCGCAAGGGCGGGATCGAGCACTGGCTCGAGCAGCTGGCGCAGAACCTGCCCGCCGACCTGACCGACTGGCTGCGCGCGCACGCGCGCGAGCTCACGCACCCGTTCCTGCTCGACGTGGTGTGCGACCACCTCGACCTGTGGAGCGCACCGGGCGTGCTCCTGCTGGGCGACGCCGCGCACCCGATGTCACCCGTCGGCGCGCAGGGCATCAACATCGCCCTGCGCGACGCGGTCGTGGCCGCCAACCAGCTCGGCCCGGTGCTGCTGGCGGGTGCGCCAGCCGCAGAGCTCGACGCGGCCGCGGCGCGCGTGACGGCCGAGAGACTCCCGGAGGTGAAGGAGATCCAGGCCATCCAGACCCGGGCGCCGGCGCTCTTGATGCAGCGCTCCCGCTGGGCGGAGCTCGTGGTCGGCACGTTCGGACCGCTGCTCCTGCGCAGCGGGATCCTGGCCTTCGTCTTCCGGCAGGTCTTCCCGCGCTTCGCGCGCGGGACCGCGCGAGTCAGCCTGGCTTTCTGA
- a CDS encoding thioredoxin domain-containing protein encodes MAKMRFVAAAGLLVLACGNPSQKQLQAIQDKQDEILTKLNAIQDRLPRQAAGEEYDKVYTIAVGDSPVRGDPDGKVTIVEFSDFQCPYCAGAAPIITQVLQKYPKGVRFVYKQFPLPMHSTARPAAVWSLAAQEQGKFWEMHDVLIQNQRTLDPSKGEELAKQAGLDVKRFKADLEKNGAAYAKRIDADIALGSTVDVRGTPTIFIGGKKVKPGGRSVEGMGAMIDAELAKPSAS; translated from the coding sequence ATGGCGAAGATGCGGTTCGTGGCGGCGGCGGGTCTCCTCGTCCTGGCCTGCGGCAATCCCTCGCAGAAGCAGCTGCAGGCGATCCAGGACAAGCAGGACGAGATCCTGACCAAGCTCAACGCGATCCAGGACCGACTCCCGCGCCAGGCGGCGGGCGAGGAGTACGACAAGGTCTACACGATCGCCGTGGGTGACTCGCCGGTGCGCGGCGACCCGGACGGAAAGGTCACGATCGTGGAGTTCTCGGACTTCCAGTGCCCGTACTGCGCCGGCGCCGCGCCGATCATCACGCAGGTGCTGCAGAAGTACCCGAAGGGCGTGCGCTTCGTGTACAAGCAGTTTCCGCTGCCGATGCACTCGACGGCGCGGCCCGCGGCGGTCTGGTCACTCGCGGCGCAGGAGCAGGGCAAGTTCTGGGAGATGCACGACGTGCTGATCCAGAACCAGCGCACGCTCGACCCGTCGAAGGGCGAGGAGCTCGCGAAGCAGGCCGGGCTCGACGTGAAGCGCTTCAAGGCCGATCTCGAGAAGAACGGCGCCGCCTACGCCAAGCGCATCGACGCCGACATCGCGCTGGGCTCGACCGTCGACGTGCGCGGCACGCCGACGATCTTCATCGGCGGGAAGAAGGTCAAGCCCGGCGGACGGTCGGTGGAAGGCATGGGGGCCATGATCGACGCCGAGCTGGCCAAGCCGTCCGCCTCATAG
- a CDS encoding DUF4350 domain-containing protein produces the protein MTFLPAAGVVMILVGVGSYYATRSLHGMSAFSGANVAIGLVLLVLGAIAQARRFRGFSGSESRRVVVRWIAILLGVFAGVVGLDVWAHAVTARIDLTVDRQYTLSDESIELCHELEKKGGPPVELVFFEDALLAKDVRLLVDAYGDSCPGVQIRDASRREPPQAARDLYTTTATTVIACRHDVCDPVGYPSERNITNAVARFTRERAIRVYFTVGHGEIDLASESDTGYSGVAAMLRDQGFDPQAFVGPAASEVPADADLVVVAAPERDLMPEELAVLDRYLARGGRMLVLAEAGQRSNFYSQFLPRWGFVLDDAVVLDRASSPLLQDPKPVNLLVHRYAPYNPVTRNLGPRTMTLLPRARPTELGRNPSAGAKLDRAAFASPRSWVSHDVAAALAGRDVAPPDSSDPHEISLVATGRYPRAGSEEDSSQEARIVVIGDREFVSNRLLEALYNRDLFLNAVRWLGNDEQRIALSDKGWTPNQDPLTLQQTVAYFYFLAFALPEALLLLGIFAWWRQRA, from the coding sequence ATGACCTTCCTGCCCGCCGCCGGCGTGGTCATGATCCTGGTCGGGGTCGGCTCGTACTACGCCACGCGTTCGCTGCACGGCATGTCGGCCTTCTCGGGCGCCAACGTGGCGATCGGGCTCGTGCTGCTCGTGCTGGGCGCGATCGCCCAAGCGCGCCGCTTCCGCGGCTTCTCGGGCAGCGAGTCACGCCGGGTGGTCGTGCGCTGGATCGCGATTCTGCTCGGCGTGTTCGCCGGCGTGGTCGGCCTGGACGTGTGGGCACATGCAGTCACCGCGCGCATCGACCTCACCGTGGACCGGCAGTACACGCTCTCCGACGAGAGCATCGAGCTGTGCCACGAGCTCGAGAAGAAGGGCGGCCCGCCGGTCGAGCTGGTGTTCTTCGAAGACGCGCTGCTCGCCAAGGACGTGAGGCTCCTGGTCGACGCCTACGGTGACTCCTGCCCCGGCGTGCAGATCCGCGACGCCAGCCGGCGCGAGCCGCCCCAGGCCGCGCGCGACCTCTACACCACGACCGCCACCACGGTGATCGCCTGCCGGCACGACGTGTGCGACCCGGTCGGCTATCCGTCCGAGCGCAACATCACCAATGCCGTCGCCCGCTTCACGCGCGAGCGCGCGATCCGGGTGTACTTCACGGTCGGCCACGGCGAGATCGACCTGGCCAGCGAGTCCGACACGGGCTACTCGGGCGTGGCCGCGATGCTGCGCGACCAGGGCTTCGACCCGCAGGCGTTCGTCGGCCCGGCGGCCTCCGAGGTCCCCGCCGACGCCGATCTCGTGGTGGTGGCCGCGCCCGAGCGCGATCTCATGCCCGAGGAGCTGGCGGTGCTCGACCGCTATCTCGCGCGCGGCGGGCGCATGCTCGTGCTGGCCGAGGCGGGTCAGCGCTCGAACTTCTACTCCCAGTTCCTGCCGCGCTGGGGCTTCGTGCTCGACGACGCCGTGGTGCTCGACCGCGCCTCGAGCCCGCTGTTGCAGGACCCCAAGCCGGTGAACCTGTTGGTGCACCGGTACGCGCCGTACAACCCGGTGACTCGCAACCTCGGGCCGCGCACCATGACCCTCCTGCCGCGCGCGCGGCCGACCGAGCTGGGCAGGAACCCGAGCGCCGGCGCGAAGCTCGACCGCGCGGCCTTCGCCAGCCCGCGCTCGTGGGTGAGTCACGACGTGGCGGCGGCGCTGGCCGGCCGCGACGTCGCGCCCCCGGACTCGAGCGATCCGCACGAGATCTCGCTGGTCGCGACCGGGCGCTACCCGCGCGCGGGCAGCGAGGAGGACTCGAGCCAGGAAGCTCGCATCGTGGTGATCGGCGACCGCGAGTTCGTGTCGAACCGGCTGCTCGAGGCGCTCTACAACCGCGACCTGTTCCTGAACGCGGTGCGCTGGCTCGGCAACGACGAGCAGCGCATCGCCCTGTCCGACAAGGGCTGGACCCCGAACCAGGACCCGCTGACGCTGCAGCAGACCGTCGCCTACTTCTACTTCCTGGCCTTCGCGCTGCCCGAGGCGCTGCTCCTCCTGGGCATCTTCGCGTGGTGGCGCCAGCGCGCTTGA